One segment of Candidatus Desulfatibia profunda DNA contains the following:
- the dinB gene encoding DNA polymerase IV has translation MTNDVKHKSIIHLDMDAFYPAVEVLDNPSLKGKPVIVGGTMGRGVVSSASYEARKFGVHSAQPMAKAMRQCRHGIFLPVRMSRYQEVSGQVFEIFCRFTPLVEPLSIDEAFLDVTGCIRLFGNPVDIAKNIKEMVRKETGLTVSAGVAPSKFVAKIASDMDKPDGLTVVLPDKVREFLDPLPIGKMWGVGKVTKEALAQLNIHTFRDLIRIPVEVLEKKFGKYGLKMHELSMGIDERDVVIHQEAKSIGHEETFSEDILNIDLAKKELLALAGKVARRLRREGVKGKTITLKVKYSNFVLITRSMTLNKFTNDGAIIYTTACGLLDNTEAGKKPVRLLGISLSQLSIRGAEKQLSLFNEDVSNNKRKKLNITLDSLQDRFGENIVRPGTLIDE, from the coding sequence ATGACAAATGATGTGAAACATAAATCGATAATTCATCTGGATATGGATGCCTTCTATCCAGCAGTTGAGGTGCTTGATAACCCCAGCCTGAAGGGAAAGCCTGTCATCGTAGGCGGGACTATGGGCAGGGGCGTGGTCTCATCTGCTTCTTATGAAGCACGAAAATTTGGTGTCCATTCTGCCCAACCGATGGCTAAAGCCATGCGTCAATGCCGTCATGGAATCTTCTTGCCGGTTAGGATGTCAAGATATCAGGAAGTCTCCGGCCAGGTATTTGAAATCTTCTGTCGTTTCACACCACTGGTAGAACCTTTATCCATAGATGAAGCGTTTCTGGATGTTACAGGGTGCATTCGCCTTTTTGGTAATCCGGTAGACATCGCAAAAAATATTAAAGAGATGGTTCGAAAAGAGACCGGTTTGACAGTGTCGGCCGGTGTGGCGCCTTCCAAATTTGTTGCCAAAATTGCCTCAGATATGGATAAACCTGACGGGCTGACGGTTGTGCTCCCTGACAAGGTCAGGGAATTTTTAGATCCGCTTCCCATTGGTAAAATGTGGGGGGTAGGCAAAGTAACGAAAGAGGCGTTAGCTCAACTCAACATCCATACTTTCAGGGATCTAATCCGGATTCCGGTTGAGGTTTTGGAGAAAAAATTCGGCAAATACGGTTTGAAGATGCATGAACTGTCCATGGGGATAGATGAAAGGGACGTGGTGATACATCAAGAGGCAAAGTCGATTGGGCACGAAGAAACATTTTCTGAGGACATACTCAATATCGATTTGGCCAAAAAGGAACTTTTGGCTCTTGCAGGCAAAGTAGCCCGCCGGCTGCGTCGTGAGGGCGTTAAAGGTAAAACCATCACCTTAAAAGTGAAATATAGCAATTTTGTTCTGATAACCAGGTCTATGACGCTTAATAAATTCACAAATGATGGAGCTATAATATATACAACAGCCTGTGGGTTATTAGATAATACTGAAGCAGGGAAAAAACCTGTCAGGCTTCTGGGGATTTCTCTGTCTCAACTCAGCATTCGCGGTGCTGAAAAACAGCTTTCTCTTTTTAACGAGGATGTATCAAACAACAAAAGAAAAAAACTAAACATCACACTGGACTCGTTACAAGACAGATTCGGGGAAAACATTGTGCGTCCGGGCACACTAATTGATGAATAA